CGACGAAAGCGATATCGTAAGCGACATGGAAATTTACTTGATCAATCTGCGGAAAAATGTTACGGAGATACAATCATTTTATAAAGCTCATAACCTTGAGGATGCAAGATAAAAGTCGAgatcaatattatttgatgtacAAAACACACAGAAGTGCTCTTTAGAAAGAgatagagtgagagagaaagatagatagagagagagagtgacaagaggcacgtaatatatatatatatatatatatatacaatagagtAACTTTTCGCGGATGATttggaaataaatatttattaatatacacAATCTTCCGTGATAAATCAATACTTACTGGAAGAGTTATACAGTTGCGCCAAATAAAATGTTCTAGCACGAAGATCTGCCAAATTCTTCAAGGCGATTACACCCGTAATTATTTCAAGGAAAAGAAGAGAAATCATAAAATAATCGACAAACACGTTCCTATGTTGAGACAACGATCCGTGGTAGTAAACGAGGAACATTTCCAGAGGTAGTTGCATCAATAAAGAAATCATCCAACAAGCCGCCAATTCTGGAATCTGGCAAACACCGTCTCGTGTGACCATTAGCTGATTAAAGATATACAGGGGGATCATGGGAATTGGGACgagttactgctcttttttaagtaaaacTACCTTCCTATGGCCTTATTGTTTGTGCGGTTGCACTGATTCACCCGTAAGGtgctatttcattttattctttaaCGCAACTCATCTTTTTGGTGGGTGCATCAGTGCATTCACACAAAATATAAGGTCATAGGAAGTTAGTACGTATCGTGAGACGATTTTTTCCTCTATCATATTTTCCTACTTTTACTTAAAGAAGAGTAAcctgtcccagttcccagaatcaccctgtataactatTGTAATGTGATGGGATGCGATTACCTTCCCACCAAGATTTCCAAGATATCCCAAATATAGCTTCAAACATTCGGACACCACAAGTATGAAAAATGTAATCAGCAATATCGCGTCGCTAACATCCCTTACGTATTTACTGTACTGAAAACAAAAACACAAACAAACGACCAGATTAATCGATTAGCAACTTATTCACTCTCCACACCgaataaacaaaattatatttacatttaaatcCAAATTGACGACGGCTACCAGTAACCAGATCGGAAAGAACCAAAGATTAATAAACAAAACGATTTGAAAaggtaaatttgattttattctgTTTCTTGTCCGTTCCATTTTCTCTATTTCAAGAGATCAACGAATTCGGTCGAAATCTCTCATCGTGTCAAACTCTATTGAACTCTATGCAAACACGGCATTCTTTTTTGGTTAGGGTTATTGTTGACAGCGACATAGTTACGGAACAACAATGAAATACAAGTGGAGCGCGATCTACGATGGAACGCTGAACCTACTTGTCAGCACATCATGCCGGTCAATGTAAATAGATGACGCCACTGCGTTATTTTCATTCAAAAATTGTACAACTGTATACGAAGATTAAACTTTGCGAAAGTATCATTAGAATATATCTAAAAATTATCATTTACGGTGTGGCACCTGACCGAAAAATAACCGAACCAGATGAGAATGTAATTCCTTCAAATTAAGAAACAAAGTACGTCGCCGACAAGCACTAATGATTCGTCTTGGTCTGCTCGTAATGATCGCAGTTTTATTTCAGTAGCCGGCATCGTTGAATCTCCCAGTTTCGTCATATTTTGTGACGCCTCTCGCATAAGCCTTCTCGGTGAACTCCGATCTACTTTTCTTGCTGTAATCGCGTTCTCTGGATCGAGAACGTTTATGTTTACGATGTCTCTGCGTTTTCCGCGATTCTGTCGTACTCCGCGAATGTTTATCTCGTTTGTGTCGATCCTTGAACGTATTCGCATGCGATGCTTCCGTACGGTCGTTTCGAAAATTGCTGACTCCGTGATAATGCTGAGAGTCTCTGCGAACGAAATTGCGACCGTCGTAAGGAGAATCGATAGGCGACGACGAAGATGCGTTCTGCACGGTGTCGCCGAGATGTTTCGTTGGAGTTTCAGTTTTGACGATATCTACAGCTTTCGTGTCGCTATTGATCCGATGCTGTTGCGCGACATGATCGGTGTATATTTCCATTTGTTGATCTATGATCTCTCTAAGAATTTCCATGTGAGACTTTTTATTTGTATGAACTCCTCTGTGTTTAGCTCGGCGTCGTTTCAAATTCCGTTCCTGCACGAGTAACTCCAGAAACGATAACTCCTTGTTATCCTTATCTTGATAAACTCtgcaataaattatatattgtttGAAAAGTTTCACGTAAAAAGCCAAACGATAACTGTATTGCTTGTATAAACTTACGACGTATCGGTATTTGTAAAGTCATGCCCAGCGTCCACTTTAATCGTACGGGAGACAACGTACTCGTACAATGCTTTCCTTTCATCACGAGTGAAATCTGTGAAGATTCTATCGGATGTTCGTGGAATTAACCGATCACCCAAACCTATTATCAGTGTTAAGAATGTGGAATTTCAACAGACTTGTACATCGTAAAGGCGAATAAAATAAGGAAACATAAAATCGTATACTATTCGGATATATAGAAAGAACACGAAAAAGGATATATAGTGCTTGTGCCAAGTATGACATTGACAATATTCTGGAAAAAGATTTCagcaatttaaaatatttaaggatacaCTTTAAGTTTTGTTTTACTATACTAACCGACGCTTATGGTAGGATCCTTTGTTCTCGCTTCTTCGATCACACGATTTTGCAAATCTGCATCTGGAATTGGAAGCAATTATTTATAGAATTGTTATTCTGCTTCGGACCGATAAATGTGGTTTCTACTCACCCAATTTTATGGAGAAAGGAGAGCGCAATTGTGAGTTTGGTTCGGACAGTGGTAAATCGAATTCGTGGTAACCATCTTCTTTCCACTGACAATGCTCCAAATGTTGATCCAAGATTTCCTTGCCGACACGGTGAGACGAATCGTATGGACATATCAGACGATTGTCATTCTGAAGAACCAAACGATTATGTACATCTACTTTAGATATCTACTAGATAAACTATATGCAACATAAACATTATTTACCTCAATCTCTATGCTTTCCACCGTCCAATCTAAGACAGACCTTACGTCCATGATTTCTTGGTGAATTTTCTTCGTGAAGTCGCTTAGATTTTGATGCTGGACTCCGCGGTGATTCAGCGTGCAAGTTAACATTTTCGCTCGTTCCGTGAAGAGAACAATCCATAGAAAATAAGCAATCAAAAGATTCCGCGCAATATTGTCACGTTTTTCTGACGGTCTGAACCACAGTCTGAACTATGAACTGTGAAGTCAGTTGTAAGTTGTAAGATTTCCTCTCTGTTGTAAGTAAATGGTAGTTCACAGTCCGACTGTTCCATTCGGGTAGAGTCCGCCATTGCAGTAAACGTTGTTTCATAGTTCCGTAGTCCCATCCATATGGCTTTTTTTGGGTCTGagacagcaacagcaacagcaacagcaatgtGGTGAGAAAATGTCGAATTACTaagatttataataaaatagcaAAACTGAGTCGTAAACGTGACCAGTGGCGTCATCTATTGGCGGAGCGTAAAATCGTCAAAACTGTGGCGAACGTCTATAATTCGAATCTCTATTGTAATATTGATCAGttatatattttgtaaaatagtTTTGGTTACTCTTTGTtaatatttgtaatttattaattcgttAATCTATTTGAGAACTGCATGGTGGCGCAATCTAGCGACTAGAATTGAAAACTCGAGAACAGAAACAATTCAAGGAGCGCCACCGCTAGATGGCGAAGCAATTCCGTGTTCCGTCGGCGGCCTATTTTTCAAAAACCATAACCGCGCGTTATTATGGGATTTTGAAACATACATTCGCGCTTGAAGATGCGCTTTTTCACTGGGAGTATTTTAAGCCCCGGAACATCAAATTCGATGCACTTGACCCCGCGTTatcgaattttttgtatttttcagtaTTTTTCGTCTGTATCGTCAATATCTCGAAAATATTAATTACTGGATTTTTTGTCTGGTATTGAGGAGTTGTATCAATGAATTTGTAACCGCTGATGTCTAtttcaatgatttctttttCGTTATTCGCTTTCCACATCAGATGACAGCACAATGAACTTTCAGCGCGCATGTTCTTCCTTTTTAGATTTTCCAAGTCCGTAATTATTTCTAAGCGATCAGCGGCTTTGTTCGATTACGGATCGCGTTTTAATTAGAATCGAAGCAGTTACTCTTTAAGGTTCACGTTTCGATTTAATAGTTGGGTGAAGATAGAGAGTACGGAGCAGAGCGAGGGTTGCGGCAAGCAGCAACCCGATGCTTGAGCGACGTGTCCGTATTTCGTATTTTCAATCCGGAAGGGACGATTGACAATTAACAACAGAAAAATCGAAATCcgtaatgatccttccgcagtcCTAAGGAGTAGACGTAATGTGCGTATATTTACTTTAGTACCCACCTGTTGCCGTAACCCAGTTTCTTACGTACACCGACTGGGAAGTTTTTCAACTTTCCAAGAATTCCTGAAATTCTGTGGACCTTTATGCCGTGTGCGGGGAGGAACGGTCGATTAGAGCGGGCCGCATAGACTCTGCGAAATATCGCGATTACGATTGCGATTACGATTACGATTTCGATAGCGTATTAGGGACGATTGGCTCGTGAAGAAGATTTGAACaagtatgaatgttacgcctttctttttcgatgaaatcagattcgtttgtaatcaatatttaaacgtTTCATTGCAAcattaaccgatttcgatgaaattttcagtatgcatataagtagactgcggattttatgcatttatgagaaaaatgggtacATGCAATTTACAGCCGTGGACATGTTAAGAATATTTAAGGggatcaatgtattagtttcagcttaataggataattaaaatcgatgcaaacatattttattttgcacaaagatccgcagtctatatataagttaccgaaatctacaaaacgcattttttaaattatcgttacagtaCTCGGACAAAAAAGTTTacgaaacatcatttttaaaatcttgcATGATTCCTTCCAATTGAAATCTgaacaaaaatttttgtttactcgtTTTCTAGCAAACTAGCCTAGcatctttaaaaaatacaagTGGTTTGGATCAATTTTAAGGAAGTTATTTCTAAGTACCCACTTAATTAAGAGACTACATtctacatttttggggataaagacgttttaatcgctgcGACCGTAAAGAAAATGTAACGGCAGGGGGTTAAAGACACGGTGGGTCGAGAAATTGGGGAGATTTCGACGAGAAAAGATTCTCGTTGCGCCGGACCGGTGTgcctatatacatatgtaggtgTGAATAGTCGAACGAGGATCGATTATAGGAGATAGACGAGACCGATCGGCGCGTGGACTGACTGGCAGAGTGTCAGGACTCGCAGCGCGTAACGCGTATACCGCGTAGGCAGGCGGACAGACCTAACCCGGACCGAGCGATCGACGGATAGCCAGATGGATAGATAGTGGTTAAAAGAGGAAGGAACAGAGGTATGGCGCGACGCGTCATTGCACGTGCACGCACATTGATACCGATATTTATGCCCGCCAGTTAATCATGTCAAAGTCGTTTGATTTGTCGTTGGCTTTTATGGAGGGGAATTAAAACGTTCATTTTGCCGCAGACACTCGGTAACAGTGTGCTCGTCCTGTTAGCATTGTTGTTGCTGGTGCTGTCGTAATTGTTCTATGAATTATTTTCTGGACAACCCTTGCGCGACGTAACGAAACGGAAGGGAAAAGCTTTTTGGAAAATTACGTGTCTCGTTTACTTGGAAAATTTGTGCACGCGTGTCGCCCGCGTTCTACACGCGAAGCTAGGAAAGTTACCCCTCGCGATTTCACACCGAATTGCGAAGATGGACCGATACATTTTTTCTGCTTTCGCAGGAGCCACGTGCGTGCTCTCCGTGCCTCGTAAGTTTTCTGCTGGCAGGAGTTCGAGAGGAATGAGGCAGCAGGCCGTCCGATTGGGTCATTCCACTCGCACTTTCGGATCTAGCCGAATTTAGGGGGTTGTCTCGTTTCCAgactgcaagggtgcgggatgcgccttctcgtttctcgataatgcaaagatgggggtctTCAGTAGTCAAAGGCGGTAGATAaatgatcaatctaggccgcagtcgccctcgaaagtcctatttttacttaTTACTTTTAATTGAACTGTGTTCAGGACCCCCTTCGACCCTGTGCCGTCACGAGGGACAACTAGCGAGGCACGGAAAGTCCGTAAACACATAATATTCCGGTGACGCGCGGTGCAAGGTACGTACACACGTAATTGCGACTCTGAAAACGTCTTTGGAAAGGTGCGAGCAGCTCGGACGAGAGGCGAGGAGCGTGTATCGTGTATCTACGAGCCATATCGGCAGCCGGTCGCGCGACCGTGCGGCAGGGCACCTGTAATGTACATCAACTTTTATCGTCTGCTATCCGTGGAAACTTCGTTGATTGTATTGCCGGACGATAACCGTATCCGTCGTTCTACAATTTTCGAAGCGCATGCGATTCGACCTATTTATAATCCGCGAGCGATATACCCACTATAATGCACGGGGCGCGCGTTCGTGTGTCGTCCACTCGAGCAGATAATTTCAGAATCAACGGGTTACTTGAACCAGCTTTTAGGTAGTTCCCGGGATTTTCGTAGGTATTACGGTTGCGTCACGTTGCGATATGTTGCGATGATTGCGCGACGAGAACGTGGCAGTGGACATTGACGCTGTCCATCGAGGTGGTTGGTCGACGAAAATAGAAATCGGGAAGAGTTCGGTCTATCG
The sequence above is drawn from the Lasioglossum baleicum chromosome 8, iyLasBale1, whole genome shotgun sequence genome and encodes:
- the LOC143211528 gene encoding transmembrane protein 17B codes for the protein MERTRNRIKSNLPFQIVLFINLWFFPIWLLVAVVNLDLNYSKYVRDVSDAILLITFFILVVSECLKLYLGYLGNLGGKIPELAACWMISLLMQLPLEMFLVYYHGSLSQHRNVFVDYFMISLLFLEIITGVIALKNLADLRARTFYLAQLYNSSSDGLSGGRRR
- the LOC143211508 gene encoding U11/U12 small nuclear ribonucleoprotein 48 kDa protein isoform X1, encoding MLTCTLNHRGVQHQNLSDFTKKIHQEIMDVRSVLDWTVESIEIENDNRLICPYDSSHRVGKEILDQHLEHCQWKEDGYHEFDLPLSEPNSQLRSPFSIKLDADLQNRVIEEARTKDPTISVGLGDRLIPRTSDRIFTDFTRDERKALYEYVVSRTIKVDAGHDFTNTDTSVYQDKDNKELSFLELLVQERNLKRRRAKHRGVHTNKKSHMEILREIIDQQMEIYTDHVAQQHRINSDTKAVDIVKTETPTKHLGDTVQNASSSSPIDSPYDGRNFVRRDSQHYHGVSNFRNDRTEASHANTFKDRHKRDKHSRSTTESRKTQRHRKHKRSRSRERDYSKKSRSEFTEKAYARGVTKYDETGRFNDAGY
- the LOC143211508 gene encoding uncharacterized protein LOC143211508 isoform X2, yielding MSIRFVSPCRQGNLGSTFGALSVERRWLPRIRFTTVRTKLTIALSFLHKIGCRFAKSCDRRSENKGSYHKRRILSMSYLAQALYILFRLGDRLIPRTSDRIFTDFTRDERKALYEYVVSRTIKVDAGHDFTNTDTSVYQDKDNKELSFLELLVQERNLKRRRAKHRGVHTNKKSHMEILREIIDQQMEIYTDHVAQQHRINSDTKAVDIVKTETPTKHLGDTVQNASSSSPIDSPYDGRNFVRRDSQHYHGVSNFRNDRTEASHANTFKDRHKRDKHSRSTTESRKTQRHRKHKRSRSRERDYSKKSRSEFTEKAYARGVTKYDETGRFNDAGY